GAAGGAGGACGCAAAGCACGTGGTCACATCCGCCCCGCCCTCGCGCGGCGCCGCCTCTTCGAGATCGGGCAGGGCCGTGGCCAGGCCCACCACGTTGCCCCGCGCGTTGCAGACCCCTGCCACGTGGGCGGGTGCACCTACGGGGTTACACGCGTCGCCGAGACCCGCCCAGGCATCGCAAAAGCGGAAGATCACCTGGCCGGCTTTCTCGAGACCGTAAAGATCCGTGTGACGGTAGGACAAGCGGCTTCCCCATGACAGGTCCAGCACGCGGCCGGCGGGAAGCCCGGCCGTAAAGGGCGTGGGCCGCCCTTCCACGCGCACGTGACACCGCCGGGGGAGTTCCCCGCCCAGATCCGTGGGCTCGAGCCTGCCGGGCAGAAGCCCCCACGCGCAGCAGGCAGCGAACCCCTCGCCGAGGGCCAAAACGGCGCCACCGGCAGCTTCGTGGCGGTTCAGGAACGCCCGCGCGCTCGACTCAGCAGGCAGCGGCCCCGTCACCACCACACACGCGAGCTCTGACGGGGCGAAGGCGAAGCCCGCCACCGTCGACCACGTGGCGGGCGCCTCGAGAAGAGGCCCTACCCGCACGCGCGCGCCCAACACCGCCCCCCGCACGCACGGCCTCCCGATTCAAAGACCCAGGTTGCGGCGAATGCGCGGAATCGGCGCTTCGACATCGGGCACGAAGGGCAGCCCCGTGACGAGTTCACAGAGCGCAATGTAGCGGCGTGCCGCTTCGACGCGCACGTCGTCTGCCAAGGGCGGAGGCGGCCCCTCTCCCCGATACCCCTGGGCGACGAAGGTGTTGCGCACGTAGTCCTTGTCGAGCCCCCGCGGGTCTTCGCCGCGATCGAAGCGCGCCTGGTAGTCGTCGGCAAACCAGTAGCGGGAGCTGTCAGGGGTGTGCACCTCGTCGATGAAGCACAGCTGACCATCGGGCCGGCGGCCGATTTCATATTTGGTGTCGACCAGGATCAAGCCGCGTCGGGCCGCCTCGGCCTGCCCGAAAGCAAAGAGCCGCTGGCACATGTCGGCCGCCAGCTCAAAATCTGCCGCCGAAAGCGCGCCTCGGCGCAGCAGTTCATCGCGCGACACGGACTCGTCGTGCCCGCCCTTTTCGGCCTTCGTCGAGGGGGTGAGCAAAGGGGCCGGGAGGAGCTGGTTTTTGCGCATCCCCTCGGGCAACGCATGCCCACAGAAGGTGCGAGCGCCGTTTTGGTAGTGGTACCAAATGGAGGTCTTCGTGGTGCCCGTCAGGTATGCACGCATCACGAACTCCACCGCGAGGGGCTCACACTCCACGCCCACCATCACGACCGGATCAGGTACGGCCAGAACGTGATTGGGCACCAGATCCTTCGTGAGTTCGAACCAGTGCCGGGCCATGCGGTTGAGCACCTGGCCTTTGAAGGGAATCGTGCCCAAAACCACGTCAAACGCGCTGATCCGATCGCTTATGACGATCGTGCGGCGGCCCCCCTCGATGTAGCAGTCTCGGACCTTGCCTTCGTACTTCGTGCCAAGCTCGGTGAAGTCGGTGCGGTCGAGGGTCTTAGCGAGCTGCTGGCGGATGACGTCGGTGTCGAGCATGGGCTCAGCTTTCGACCGACAACGCGCGGTCGATGATCGCATCGACGTGGCGCAGGTGGTGCTGAAGATCAAAAGCTTGCGCGATCTCGCCAGGCGTAAGGCGCGCCGCGATGTCGGCGTCCTCCGCGAGGAGCTGCTGGAACGAGGGTCCCTGTGCCTGCGGCAGGCCGATGCGGGCCGCCACGACGAGTGCGTTGCGCTGAACCAACTCGTAGGCGGCCTGCCGGGCCATGCCCTTGCGCACGAGCTGCAGCATGACGGCCTCGCTGAAGTAGAGCCCCCCGGTCAGATCGAGGTTCTGCTTCATGCGGGCTTCGTTGATCCCCAGCCCCTCCACGAGACTCGCCGCACGGCGCACCATGAAATCCGCGAGCGCCGTGGCGTCCGGACCCATCACGCGTTCCACCGAGGAATGGGAGATGTCGCGTTCGTGCCACAAGGCCACGTTTTCGCGCGCTGCCTGCTCGTAGCTTCGCAGCAGGCGCGCAAGGCCGCAGAGATTCTCCGACAGGATCGGGTTCTTCTTGTGAGGCATCGCGGAGGAGCCCTTCTGGCCCTTGCCGAAGGCCTCAATCGCCTCTCCCACCTCCGTGCGCTGCCAGTGGCGTACCGTGATGGCGATGCGTTCCACAGCGGTGCCAAGGCGGCCCAAGGCGGAAAAGAACGCCGCATGCCGATCCCGCGCCACGACCTGGGTGGGCACGGTCTCGGGCCGCAAGCCCAGGCGCCCAAGGGCCTTGGCCTCGATCGCCGGATCGAGATTCGCGTAGGTGCCGACGGCCCCGGCGATCTTGCCCACCGCCACCTCTTCGCAGGCGCGGACCAACTCTTTCCGAGCCCGGCCGAGCTCGGCAAAAAAGCCGGCGAACACCAGCCCTGCCGTAATCGGCTCGGCGTGGATGCCATGCGAGCGGCCAATCATCGCCGTCTTGCGGTGCGCTTCGGCCTTCGCGCGGCAAGCCTCGCGGAGCAAGTCCAGTCCCGCCAAGATCTGTTCACCGGCCTGCTTGAGCAAGAGCGCGAAGGACGCATCGAGCACGTCGGAGCTGGTCATGCCCAGGTGCAGCCACCGCGCAGGCTCGCCCGCCACCTCTTCGACATGCGTGAGGAACGCGATGACGTCGTGCTTCGTGCGCGCCTCGTGGGCAAGGATGGCGCCCGCGTCCAGGCGGCCCGCCGCGCGCGCCCTGACCTGGGCGGCCGTGCCGGAGGGAACGAGCGCTGCCTCTTCCATGGCCTCGCAGGCCGCGAGTTCGACCTCGAGCCAGGTGTCGTAACGCTTGAGGTCCGACCAAAGGTCGCGCAGGACGGGGCGGCTATATCGTTCGAGCATCGGAGGGAACTAACTAGCCGAATCGGCCAAGCAGGGCAACCGAGGGGGTGGGGAATCTGGAACGAAACGCATCGCGTTGTCCTTCCCCGAGGCCCTCAGTGTCTCTGCGGGGGCCGCGCGGGCGAAGACCGGCTTCAGCGATCCCCCAAAAGTGCGGCCCGTCACGGGGGGGCCGGCTGTTCGTTGCGAGCAGCACGTGAGCTTCCGCTCTTTCGTCCGAGCGACTAGATTGAAGCGCTCACATGCTCGCTTTGCGTCGGCCCTGGTCGCTCGCCCGCCAGAGGGCGTTTTTCGTCGGACTCGTTACAGCGATTCTCCCGGCCTCCACGACAGGGGCCGAAGAGACGAACCGTACCCTTTCCCCCGGGGCCGAAAGCACGGTCGAGACGCTGACGCCAGCTGATGCCGCCATGGCCGAAGCCGCTCAGGCCGCGCGGCAGATTCGGTTTCCCAAGGTCAAACACCCGGGCGGCGAGTTCGAGGCCAAGGTGTTTGCCGCCGAGCCCCTGGTCCGCAACCCCGTGGCTTTTGCGTTCGACGAGCAGGGCCGCGTGTTCGTGGCGGAGGGCCACCGGCTTCCCACGGGCGTGCTCGACAACCGCGGTCGGTTGAAGTGGCCCTCCGAGGCCTTCGTGAAGAAGGCAAGCAAAGAGCGCATGGAGCAGATCGGCCAAGAGATTCTCAACGCCGAGCTCTCTGCCCGCACCGTCGCCGATCGAGAGCGCTTGCTGCGGACGTATTTCGAGGGCGATCTCGAGCGATTCACCCAGGACTCCGACATTGTCAAACGGGTCGTGGATGACAACGGCGACGGCGTGGCCGACCACGCGACGGTGTTCGCAGACGGCTTTAACCGGCTGCTGGATGGCCTGATGGCGGGTGTCCTGGTACGCCGAGGCCAAGTTTGGGTCACGAACATTCCCAGTCTGTGGCGTCTACGCGATGCCAATGACGACGGCGTCGCCGATGCCCGCGAAGAGGTATCAACTGGCTACGGGGTACGCTACGCGTTCTTGGGGCACGACCTCCACGGCCTCGCGCTCGGGCCCGACAGGCGTTTGTACTTTTCCCTCGGCGACCGGGGGGCCGCCGTCAAGACGAAGGAAGGCAAGCTGCTGTCCGTACCCGATCGGGGCGCCATCTTCCGGAGTGAGCTCGATGGAACCCGGCTCGAGATCTTCGCCGAGGGGCTG
The DNA window shown above is from Myxococcales bacterium and carries:
- a CDS encoding phosphoribosylformylglycinamidine synthase I translates to MRVGPLLEAPATWSTVAGFAFAPSELACVVVTGPLPAESSARAFLNRHEAAGGAVLALGEGFAACCAWGLLPGRLEPTDLGGELPRRCHVRVEGRPTPFTAGLPAGRVLDLSWGSRLSYRHTDLYGLEKAGQVIFRFCDAWAGLGDACNPVGAPAHVAGVCNARGNVVGLATALPDLEEAAPREGGADVTTCFASSFAGRLFASLALWAAHTNPTRSALASPRRRKPVAS
- a CDS encoding phosphoribosylaminoimidazolesuccinocarboxamide synthase — protein: MLDTDVIRQQLAKTLDRTDFTELGTKYEGKVRDCYIEGGRRTIVISDRISAFDVVLGTIPFKGQVLNRMARHWFELTKDLVPNHVLAVPDPVVMVGVECEPLAVEFVMRAYLTGTTKTSIWYHYQNGARTFCGHALPEGMRKNQLLPAPLLTPSTKAEKGGHDESVSRDELLRRGALSAADFELAADMCQRLFAFGQAEAARRGLILVDTKYEIGRRPDGQLCFIDEVHTPDSSRYWFADDYQARFDRGEDPRGLDKDYVRNTFVAQGYRGEGPPPPLADDVRVEAARRYIALCELVTGLPFVPDVEAPIPRIRRNLGL
- the purB gene encoding adenylosuccinate lyase — encoded protein: MLERYSRPVLRDLWSDLKRYDTWLEVELAACEAMEEAALVPSGTAAQVRARAAGRLDAGAILAHEARTKHDVIAFLTHVEEVAGEPARWLHLGMTSSDVLDASFALLLKQAGEQILAGLDLLREACRAKAEAHRKTAMIGRSHGIHAEPITAGLVFAGFFAELGRARKELVRACEEVAVGKIAGAVGTYANLDPAIEAKALGRLGLRPETVPTQVVARDRHAAFFSALGRLGTAVERIAITVRHWQRTEVGEAIEAFGKGQKGSSAMPHKKNPILSENLCGLARLLRSYEQAARENVALWHERDISHSSVERVMGPDATALADFMVRRAASLVEGLGINEARMKQNLDLTGGLYFSEAVMLQLVRKGMARQAAYELVQRNALVVAARIGLPQAQGPSFQQLLAEDADIAARLTPGEIAQAFDLQHHLRHVDAIIDRALSVES